In a genomic window of Bacteroidales bacterium:
- a CDS encoding PhoH family protein encodes MTEKIFSIESYSALDIYGVNDRNVQLIRNGFPLLKFVIRGEFIKVIGEENEIEQFDRKFSAMLLHYDKFGKLTERDVEQIIGQAEDPGYDQVGEMASDILLHGRQGNLIKARTANQQKLVESTEKNDLVFAIGPAGTGKTYTAVALAVRALKNREVKRIILTRPAVEAGENLGFLPGDLKDKLDPYLQPLYDALRDMIPTQKLLSYMEDGTIEIAPIAFMRGRTLDNVFAILDEAQNSTIPQMKMFLTRMGKAAKFIVTGDITQIDLPGNQTSGLVHASEILRDIPGIGFVILDESDIIRHKLVARVLKAYHEKR; translated from the coding sequence ATGACCGAAAAGATTTTCAGCATTGAATCGTACAGCGCGCTGGACATATATGGCGTGAATGACCGTAATGTACAGCTTATCCGGAATGGATTTCCCCTTTTGAAGTTTGTGATCCGGGGGGAGTTCATCAAGGTGATCGGTGAGGAAAACGAAATTGAACAGTTTGACCGGAAATTTTCGGCCATGCTGTTGCATTATGATAAATTCGGGAAGCTGACAGAGCGTGATGTGGAGCAGATCATCGGCCAGGCAGAGGATCCCGGATACGATCAGGTCGGTGAGATGGCCAGTGATATCCTGCTGCACGGCCGGCAGGGTAATTTGATCAAGGCGCGTACGGCCAATCAGCAGAAACTGGTTGAAAGTACCGAAAAGAACGATCTGGTCTTTGCCATCGGACCCGCAGGGACGGGCAAGACCTACACAGCCGTGGCCCTGGCCGTCAGGGCCCTGAAGAACAGGGAAGTCAAGCGGATCATCCTTACCCGCCCGGCTGTGGAAGCAGGGGAGAACCTTGGATTCCTGCCGGGTGACCTGAAAGACAAACTGGATCCCTATCTGCAGCCCCTCTACGACGCGTTGCGCGACATGATCCCCACCCAGAAACTGCTTTCGTATATGGAAGACGGTACCATCGAGATCGCACCCATCGCCTTTATGAGGGGAAGAACCCTGGATAACGTTTTCGCCATCCTCGACGAAGCACAGAATTCAACGATCCCTCAGATGAAAATGTTCCTCACACGGATGGGGAAAGCTGCCAAATTCATCGTTACCGGCGACATCACCCAGATCGACCTGCCTGGAAATCAAACATCGGGTCTGGTGCACGCCTCTGAAATTCTTCGGGATATTCCGGGCATCGGTTTTGTCATCCTCGATGAATCGGATATCATTCGCCATAAGCTGGTGGCCAGAGTGCTGAAAGCCTATCACGAAAAACGGTAA